The nucleotide window ATTTACTGTGAAGTTTGATAAAGAGAAGGGTATTTGCagggtttttgaaaatttaaccataagccttattggcttaattaatactgatataACCGTGTTAGAGTTGTCCGATTAATCTAGCTAGAGGATTCTTATTCACTAAAATTCCAGTCTTTTCATAGACCAAGCCATTTTGATTAGGAGAGGCTGATTATGTAGAAAAGTTCTAAAATACATTAATATACTGGCACATTAAGCACACGTTTACTTATCTGAAATGAGAATAGAAATAAAATGAATTATTTCGATGTATGTACTAACATATATAAGTATTTTCTCCTGCTTTTACTAACATATATAAGTATGACAATTATTCAAATATATGAGATTCCTACATTTACTAACATATATAGGTATTGGAATGGGTGTGGGTCTCATCTCATTATCAGAATTCGATTCCTGAATAACCCTTAGTTTGATAACCACCTGGGTTCGGGGGTTTGGGTTTAAGAATGATTCTCATACCGATTCTTTCCTTCTCTCATTctagttgtctccgattcatgactTCTTCCGTTCCAGTTGTCTTCGATTcatgcatttttcatttcaattaaGTAAACATGTCATACATAGATTTAGTTAGATACAGAGGTAGAATACTATCAAGCTAGTCTACCAATGTATAGAGTCAGTTTACCTCAAAATTGAATTAATTTACTTAATATATCGGTACACTAATGTATCGTAGACAAACTCAATTTTTTActgaaagataaaaaataattgattcGATCCATCCATAACATACGTCATTACCAAAAGTTTACTTTTCGTGAATAGAAAGCAGATGGAAGAATAAAAACATATTAGCTGGCAGAAGTCACCGAACAAATTACGTGGCCAAAAATAATTGTGGATAATTAAACCAGCCCATGACAATTTACTGAGGCCATTACGACCCAAACCAATTAAGCAAACACAGCACCGAAGTAAAACCAACGCCGTACATTGTGACAGCACACAAATACCTCTTCTCTCTCGCGGCAACACCTTGATCGAGAATGTTTATCCGTTCGGAGGCAAGCCATTGGATCGTTGAAACTTTGAGGTACGTTGACTTAATTCCGTTGAGTTTTTCACATTCTTGGTTAAGTGAATTCCCCAAGTTCTTATTTTAGGGGTTTTGCTTTCTATGTAGTTTTGATTAATGAGTTACTAGCAAGACTGAAACTCCAGTCTCTTCGTAAAATCATAAATCATATATTTTGTTTAGGAGAGGCTAGTTCAGGGGTGTTCTTCTTGACCATCTttcaggaatttttttttttttctttctatagtTGGAACATGATAGTTTAACTTAGTTAAGATTGAATAGAACAACGAATTTGCAAAGTGCTATTATAGCTTTTTATTTGATACAATACATTAGTACATTCAATGTTTCAACAATCCACCTGGAATATCAGCTGACTTTCTTGTAGAAATGGACGACAAACGGCAAAGAAGTTTAAGAGTATTCATTAGGATTGGCCAAGAGGTAGCCTTCAACAAGCTTGAAGAGGTGGGACGCCTTCTCTTTTCCAGCCTTAACATGCTCTTCCTTGATCTCCACGTCACCTTTGGTGTGGTAGTTActggtgctcttgatgatggATCCTCCATCGGAAGATGCCACCAATTTGGTCTCGTAAGAGATCTTCTCAATCTTGTCGGACAAGGCATCTCCTTCGACTAAACTGTAGCTGTAGACAAAGTTGTCTTTGTCAATCCCATCGATCTTGTGTGTCACAGAGCCGAACTGGCTGCCTTCACCAAAGGAGATCTTCTTGATGGTTCCTACACCTCCATCTCCTTCGATGATTTCAGCACACTTAACTGCTTGTGGAGCAATCTTGGGGATGAGATTGTCGGCATCAAGGATAAAAGCCTTGAACAATCTTGGTGGTGGGATGACGGATGTGAACTCGGTTTCATAAGTGAACACACCCATTATCAGCTTATGAGTTGGAAAATGATCAAAAGGAAAGAAGAGTAAAAAGGAAATTGGTGTTTAGGCACTAGAGGAGGTTTTGAGTTGTGAGAGGAGAGAATGCTACGGGTGGTATTTATAGGTTACTCAAGGGATGTGTTATTATGACTTATGAGGTTGAAGTTCACCTATATGGAGACCAGTTGGTGTGAATTAAGAGTGTCCCTGTAGATGCAAGCAGTACTACTTACTATTCCAGAATGGTCAAACAAAGCACCCCAGTCCCAATTATTGTACGTACCAAATTGGCTTTGGACGGTTTAGTTGACAAATAGATAATGGGTCAGGTTCTAGATGTTCTTCTAAGCAATGTCTCTTTGAATTTTCAGTTTACACAAATAATGTCGGGCAGCCAACATTGGCTTTTCCATTtcagttttctttgtttctagACTTTGCTCATTCTGATGGTGTTGCTCTACTTTGCTTATATTGACTGCAAAGCTCGAGCTATTAGCTAGTAGCTAGTACTTCACAATCAAAAATGCAAGTCTAACCGTTAAAATCAGTGCTTCGTTTTCCACGTTACGATGACAATTTGGGTTTTTCACATCATAGAATCAGCCATTTGAGGCGGCATCTTAGACTTGAACAATAGTTCGCATAGAAATATTAATTCTTTGAACATTCCCCTGTTTGAGCTCATGCTTTGATCTTCAGGGGGTGAGCTTCATCCTTCCTTTAAATACCACCTCCAGAGCTCATACTCTCTCACACCAACATCAATATTCTCTTAGCTTCTTCCACATTACAATCTTCTCATTTTAAGCTCTTTAATCTTCATCATGGGCGTATTCACTTATGAAACCGAGTTCACCTCTGTCATCCCACCACCAAGACTCTACAAGGCCTTTGTCCTTGATGCTGATAACCTCATCCCCAAGATTGCACCACAGGCTGTGAAGAGTACTGAAATCGTTCAAGGTGATGGAGGTGTTGGAACCATCAAGAAGATTCACCTCGGTGAAGGAAGCGAATACAGCTATGTGAAGCATCAGATTGATGGACTTGACAAAGACAACTTTGTGTACAACTACAGTATAATTGAAGGTGATGCCATCGGAGACAAAGTTGAGAAAATCTCTTACGAGATTAAGTTGGTGGCATCTCCAAGTGGAGGCTccatcatcaagagcaccagCCACTACCATTGCAAAGGTGAGGTTGAGATCAAGGAAGAGCATGTCAAGGCCGGAAAAGAAAGAGCCGCTGGTTTGTTCAAGATCATTGAGAACCACCTTTTGGCCAACCCTGAGGCCTACAACTAAATCAAACTATGATAATGCTACTGCATTACACTGTGTCGTTGTGTCATGTTCTTTATATATTTGGTGTGGCTTTGatattcatttccttttctATCGTACCAAGCCAGAGATTGTTTTGGCTTGCAGTCGCAGTGATGATGAATTGTAACGTATTACATTTCATTTGATTCAGTAAAGAATAAAATGTATGATCATCTTTATACTTATTAGCGGTGTTTAGTTTTTGACCTTATATTTGTCAGTGCTTGGCCTGTAAGTGTGTAGCTGTAAGAAATTCATGAGCTATTTCTGCAAACAGATTAGATGGGTTAGAAATGCAACATTTATTGTATTTTTAACTGGTTGATGTGAGACTTTATTTGAGTTGTTTCTATTTTTTCCAGGAACATCATTTTGAGGTTCGAAATGCAGTAATTATGATGGAAGCTAAAGGAACATATACCAGCAGGGATGGAGTCAAGTGTACCCTGAATGAAGTGGTATATATGATCTGGTAAAGAGTTATCTGGTTAATGACCACTCAAAGTCTTTataattgttaattaatttttaatatAACAGTAGTAGAGTTGGCTAATCTGGCTTAGATGTTGACATGAATACAGTTTTCTATTTAAGTAATGGAATAGTAACAAATTTTAGTCTTTTCAAAATATCATAACCATTTTGATTCAAAAAGGATGACTCTTTATAGAAAGATAAGGAATGATAGACTCGATCGCTACATACAATCTGTCGTTACCAAAAGCTTTTACTGATGGTGAGTCCAACTTTCAGCAAATTATATCGAGCACAAGTTTGCCATCACTGATTTCTTCATAGTTCTGACTGTTTGGACTTCTACCAATGCTACCTCTAGAACTAACTGGCCTAAATACTCTGAAGTCTCAAGAACTCGTTTCTGTTGCAATGGTGATTTTGTGacagtttttgttttgaataataCTAGGTGAACAACCTTCTTAAAGTGTTTCTGGACCGTCTTTGAGGATATCTATTATAGCTGCAATTTGATAATTTAGCCTAGTAGGGAGTTATTGAACAACGAATTTCCAAATTGTGATTAAAGCTTGTTTATTTCATAGAAAATTACAACATTCAATCGCTTAATGCTCCAACTGGAACATCAGCAGAACAAATGGACAGCGAACTGATAACAATTAAGTTTAACAGTATTCATTGGGGTTGGCCAAGAGGTAGCCTTCGACAAGCTTGAAGAGGTGGGACGCCTTCTCTTTTCCAGCCTTGACATGCTCCTCCTTGATCTCCACATCACCTTTGGTGTGGTAGTTACTGGTGCTCTTAATGATGGATCCTCCATCGGAAGATGCCACCAATTTGGTCTCGTAAGAGATCTTCTCAATCTTGTCAGACAAGGCATCTCCTTAGACTAAACTGTAGCTGTAGACAAAGTTGTCTTTGTCAATCCCATCGATCTTGTGGGTCACAGAGCCGAACTGGCTGCCTTCACCGAAGGTGATCTTCTTGATGGTTCCTACGCCTCCATCTCCTTCGATGAGTTCAGCACACTTAACTGCTTGTGGAGCAATCTTGGGGATGAGATTGTCGGCATCAAGGATAAAAGCCTTGAACAACCTTGGGGGTGGGATGACGGATGTGAACTCGCTTTCATAAGTGAACACGCCCATTATCAGTTTTTGAGTTACTCGGAActtaaaagatgatcaaaggaaGAGTAATATAAGAAATGGTGTTCTGAGAGAAAAGAGAATGTTGTCTAatatttatagagtaattagaTAGGTTATGAGGTTGAAGGTCACCTATAGCCTGCTAGCTGGTGTAACTGATAAGTGTTCTTGTAGATATATGTTGTACTATTCTTTTAAATTAGCCAAGACGGTCAAAGAAAGCACCCCAACCCCATTTAATTTAGAACCCAATTGTATTAAAGAAAAAGAGACTTGGCTTCTAGATTGTCTTATTCTAATTCATGTAACATAAACAATAACTAGCTTCCTTGGCAGTTTACTGAAATTGGATGACGGTCAAGATTggctttttcatttttctttggtTTATGACTTAGCTTATTGGCTTAATGCTGCACCTACTTTTGTTTTGGCCTGTATTGACTTGCAAAAATCCAGTTCACAACCAAACTGGAAGGAACATTTAGTGAGGTTGAAAATGTCTTCCGAGACCTATTCTATCTATGTTAGCGGGGAACAGAgaaatttataaaagaaatctGTTAATGTATGCCAAATATATTGGTTTAATTTGTACCAGGGATAATCTACTGTAAGTGCAGAAGTaaatttttctgatctaattcATTCATCCTTTTTGAAAATCACTATAAGTACCTAACAGTTGACATCTAGCTGATTGCTGCGGTGTTGATCGAATTCATCGTTGTATGTCTGACAAACTGATGATACGATATATAATCATCATACCTTAATGCCTTCCATGTTTAACATATataatcatcaattcatcataaCATGTTCAGGGCCGGAAAAGAAAGAGCCGCTGGTTTGTTCAAGATCATTGAGAACCTCCTTTTGTGGCCAACCCTGAGGGCTACAACTAAATAGAACTATGATAATGCTACTGCATTATACTGTTCTGTTGTGTCCTGTTCTTTTTTGTCATTTGGTATCGCTTTGATAGTTTTTCCCTTTTGTTCTCTACCAATCCAGGGATTGTTTTGGCTTG belongs to Rosa chinensis cultivar Old Blush chromosome 4, RchiOBHm-V2, whole genome shotgun sequence and includes:
- the LOC112195894 gene encoding major strawberry allergen Fra a 1.05-like, with translation MGVFTYETEFTSVIPPPRLFKAFILDADNLIPKIAPQAVKCAEIIEGDGGVGTIKKISFGEGSQFGSVTHKIDGIDKDNFVYSYSLVEGDALSDKIEKISYETKLVASSDGGSIIKSTSNYHTKGDVEIKEEHVKAGKEKASHLFKLVEGYLLANPNEYS
- the LOC112197957 gene encoding major strawberry allergen Fra a 1.08-like, translating into MGVFTYETEFTSVIPPPRLYKAFVLDADNLIPKIAPQAVKSTEIVQGDGGVGTIKKIHLGEGSEYSYVKHQIDGLDKDNFVYNYSIIEGDAIGDKVEKISYEIKLVASPSGGSIIKSTSHYHCKGEVEIKEEHVKAGKERAAGLFKIIENHLLANPEAYN